ACAGTTCCCTTGATCGTGATCTCGGGCTGGACAGTTTAAGCCGGGTCGAGCTTTTTGCCAGACTTGAAAAAACTTTCGCTGTAACCCTTTCCGAAAAGATTCTCTTCACCGCAGAAACGCCGCGCGATCTGCTGCGGGGCGTTACCAGTGCCGGTGGAGTAGAAACCCCTGTCGCACGGGAGATGCCCTCCATTTCTGAGCCGGTTGGTAAAATCGACGCCCCGGTCCATGCTGATACACTGAATAGCGTCCTTCGCTGGCATGTGGCGCATCATCCCGACCGACCGCACATCCGCTTTTACAGTGACCGTGATGATGGCGAAGTGCTCACCTACGGTGAATTGTATCGTGGCGCCCTGAAGGTTGCTGCGGGTCTGCAGCAGGCCGGGCTGGAGTTCGGGGAGTCGGTATTGATCATGCTTCCCACCGGTCAGGAGTATTTCTGCAGCTTCTTCGGGATCCTGCTCGCGGGTGGCATCCCCGCACCTGTTTATCCTCCCGGGCGAGCCAAGCAGATTGAAGAACATCTGCTCCGGCATTCGGCGATTGCTGCGAACTGCGGGGCTCGCATTATGATTGTGATGCCCGAGGCGCGGCAGTTTGCCCAGCTGATGCAGCATGGGGTGGGGACCCTGAAGACATTTCTGACCGTGAACGAACTTGCCGACCTTGGCGGAAGTGAGGTTGTTGAACCAGTTGTCGCCTCCGGTGATACGGCTTTTCTGCAGTACACATCCGGAAGCACCGGAATGCCCAAAGGGGTGATTTTAAGTCACGCCAACCTGCTGGCAAACATCCGGGTCATGGGGAGTGTTGTCGGAGTGAGTGGGAATGATGTGTTTGTGAGCTGGCTCCCTCTCTATCATGATATGGGGCTGATCGGTGCCTGGCTCGGCAGCCTGTACTTTGGGTGCCGGTTGGTCATCATGTCCCCCCTTTCCTTTATAAGCCGTCCCGTCCGCTGGTTCAGGGCGATCAATCGCTATGGCGGGACACTTTCTGCCGCTCCCAATTTCGCCTATGAGTTGTGCCAGAGAAGGATAGAAGAGAAAGATCTGAAAGATATCGACCTTTCCAGTTGGCGCTGCGCGTTTAACGGTGCCGAGGCGGTGAGCCCCACGATTATCAACCGGTTTGTCAAGCGCTTTGCAGGCTGCGGATTTCGGGCGGAATCCATGATGCCGGTCTATGGACTTGCCGAGAGCTCGGTGGGGCTTGCGTTTCCGCCGCTGGAGCGAGGTGTGGTGATCGATCGTATCAGTCGGAAAGACCTGATGGAGAAGGGGCTTGCCGTTGCCGGTGAACAGGAGGGGGATGATACTCTTGAAGTGGTCAGTTGCGGGCTTCCGTTGCCGGGCCACCAGATCCGGGTCGCCGACCAAAAGGGCAGGGAGCTGCCCGAACGAAGAGTCGGGAGTATCCAGTTTACCGGACCTTCAACAACCAGCGGCTATTTCCGGAATCCTGAGGCGTCCGCCAGACTTTTTCAGGACCAATGGCTTGATTCCGGCGACAAAGGGTATATCGCTGCGGGCGAACTCTATGTGACAGGCCGGAGCAAGGATATCATTATCCGTGGTGGGCGGAATATCTATCCGGTGGAGCTGGAAGAAGCGGTGGGGGGTATTGATGGGATCCGGGCAGGAAATGTGGCGGTTTTCGGCTCGGCTGACAAGGAAGACGCGACAGAACGCCTGATCGTTCTTGCCGAGACGAGAGTGAGAAATCCGGAAAAACTGGCAGGACTGAGAACCGGAATTAATGCTGCGGTAAGCGATCTGGTCGGAATTCCCCCTGATGATATTGTCTTCGCCCCACCCAATACGGTATTGAAGACTTCAAGCGGCAAGGTGAGGAGGGCGGCAAGCAGGGAGTTGTATGAAATGGGAATGATCGGCAAAGCAGGAAACCCGATCTGGCTGCAGATGGTTCGCTTTTACAGCAGGGGGATAGGCAGGAAAGTGGCGGACTTTTCAAGAACCGCCGGGGAGTTTTTTTATGCCTGCTACTGCTGGTTGATTTTTGTTGTTTTCGCATCCCTGACCTGGACAGTTCTGATGGTTCTGCCGATGGAGGCCTGGCGTGCCGGTTTTACCCGCCTTGTTTCCCGGGTTGTTGCAAAAATTGTCGGAATCAGGGTCGTGGTAAATGGCGGCGAGTATTTGCAATCTGGTTCCGGACCGTTTCTTTTTGTATCGAATCACGCGAGTTATCTTGATGCGATAATTGTTGGGGCCGCTCTGCCTTTAAAGATCAGTTTCTTGGCAAAAGCGGAATTGAAAGAAAGTCTCTTTCTGCGCTTTGCCCTGCAACGTCTCGGAGTGGTTTTTGTGGAACGGTTCGACCGGGAGAAGGGCGTGGCCGATGCCCACAGGCTAATTGACCGGATAGAAGGTGGCCGATCGCTATACTTCTTCGCCGAGGGAACGTTTTCCCGAATGCCGGGGCTTCTTCCTTTCCGAATGGGTGCTTTTGAAACAGCGACGACAAGTGGTACGCCGGTGGTGCCGATTGCTATACGGGGGACCAGATCTATTCTCAGGGCCCGTTCCTGGTTGCCGAGAAGAGGGGTGGTGAGGGTGACGATCGGGGAACCTCTGATGCCTGAAGGTGATGGCGACCTTTGGGGCCGGGCTGTCCAATTAAGAGATCTGACCCGCCGGTGGATTCTTGAACATTGCGGTGAGCCGGATCTGGGCGGGGAAAGATCGCCTCTCGCGAATGGACCTGATCGCTGAGTGTCCAGCGAAGAGTATTCCCCATGACTTTACTGTGGAGTAAGTGAGCGAATTTGAGGAAGTGGGTTTTTCGTGCGGGGGTGACTTGCATTCGGCCAGTAAAAGCGCTCGGAGAATCGAAATCTCAAGCGGATCCCTATCTGCCGCAGGGAATTTCAATACCCGGAAATCTGGATGGGCTTGTTGCCAGGAGGGACTGTTCCTGCTCTTCGCATTCCTTGTTGTTCTCTTGTATCTCCCCTTTCCCAAGATCGCTAATCCTCCAACCGTTTTTCCGTCTCTGGGTAATTCGTATGGAATGAGAACGAAAACTCTTTTATTCGAGACGATTTTTCTCCTGGTTATCCTAACCAACTGATCTTTTGTGAAAGATAAAAAATTAAGAAAATGATTAAGAAATGAAATTGCAGAATAGCTGTAAATCAGAACTTGCAGAATGATCTACCTGTAGTAAGTTCAGCCGGTTGATAAAAGTCCGCAGTGGGCAATGAATTGTGAAGTGAATCGTTAATCTCAGGGGAGAGGGAATATGGGAATTAAAGGAAAGCTTATTGTTCGTGTGCTGTTTCTGTTGGTCCTCGCGGTGCTCGCAATAGGTGGCGCCAGTTACAGGTTCAGCACCTCGCATGCACTTGAAGAGGCGCGGGAAAAGGGAGACATTATCTTTAACTATATCATGGCGCAGCGGGATTTTTTCCGGGAAGAACAGAGGTCGCTGGCGATGGAGATCGTTGAGCATGACCGGTTTTATCCGACCCTGATGTCCGGGTTTGTCGTGACCAGGGCGACCTGGGATCGGTTTAAAAAATCCCTGCCCGGCTATTCTTTCAAGCAGGCCACAGTTGATCCGCTCTTTCCGGCAAACAAGGCCGATGCTGATGAGCTGGACATCATCAGTCAGTTCAGGAATGATGGCTCAAAGAAAAGACTTGAAGGGACCATGCAAAAGGGTGGAGAGGAGTATTTCTATATTGCAACCCCGATCAAAGTCACTGCGAAAGGGTGTTTGAAATGCCATGGAAACCCTGCCGATGCCCCCAAAGACCAGGTGGACGCCTATGGAAGTGTGAATGGGTATAACTGGAAACTGGATGATACGGTCGCGACCTTCATCGTATACGTTTCAATTTCCAAAGCGATGGAGCAGGCGGTAAGAACCACCGGAATCCTGGTGATAATCGGTGTGGGAATAATGGTGGTGATGATTATTCTGATGTGGCTTTTCATTACCAGGTCGGTCGTTACTCCGATCTTGACGCTCAGTGCCAGAACCGAGGAGATAAGTCTCGGCAAGAACCTTGGCGATTCGATTTCTCACAATGCAAATGACGAGATCGGCCAATTGGCAAATGCCATCAACCGTCTGAGGATAAGTCTGGTCAAGATTCTGCAGAAGGTGCAGAAAAAATAGCGGGTCTGAAGTTCCTTATAATTTGAAGCCCCCATCCGATCACGCTCTCGGCTGGGGGCTTTCATTGTCTTGTGGATTTCTGTCAGCTGAAAATTCCTGGAA
This genomic interval from Pseudomonadota bacterium contains the following:
- a CDS encoding DUF3365 domain-containing protein, whose protein sequence is MGIKGKLIVRVLFLLVLAVLAIGGASYRFSTSHALEEAREKGDIIFNYIMAQRDFFREEQRSLAMEIVEHDRFYPTLMSGFVVTRATWDRFKKSLPGYSFKQATVDPLFPANKADADELDIISQFRNDGSKKRLEGTMQKGGEEYFYIATPIKVTAKGCLKCHGNPADAPKDQVDAYGSVNGYNWKLDDTVATFIVYVSISKAMEQAVRTTGILVIIGVGIMVVMIILMWLFITRSVVTPILTLSARTEEISLGKNLGDSISHNANDEIGQLANAINRLRISLVKILQKVQKK
- a CDS encoding AMP-binding protein, with the protein product MLAVVAKLTREVHAGYGNDLAVTLDSSLDRDLGLDSLSRVELFARLEKTFAVTLSEKILFTAETPRDLLRGVTSAGGVETPVAREMPSISEPVGKIDAPVHADTLNSVLRWHVAHHPDRPHIRFYSDRDDGEVLTYGELYRGALKVAAGLQQAGLEFGESVLIMLPTGQEYFCSFFGILLAGGIPAPVYPPGRAKQIEEHLLRHSAIAANCGARIMIVMPEARQFAQLMQHGVGTLKTFLTVNELADLGGSEVVEPVVASGDTAFLQYTSGSTGMPKGVILSHANLLANIRVMGSVVGVSGNDVFVSWLPLYHDMGLIGAWLGSLYFGCRLVIMSPLSFISRPVRWFRAINRYGGTLSAAPNFAYELCQRRIEEKDLKDIDLSSWRCAFNGAEAVSPTIINRFVKRFAGCGFRAESMMPVYGLAESSVGLAFPPLERGVVIDRISRKDLMEKGLAVAGEQEGDDTLEVVSCGLPLPGHQIRVADQKGRELPERRVGSIQFTGPSTTSGYFRNPEASARLFQDQWLDSGDKGYIAAGELYVTGRSKDIIIRGGRNIYPVELEEAVGGIDGIRAGNVAVFGSADKEDATERLIVLAETRVRNPEKLAGLRTGINAAVSDLVGIPPDDIVFAPPNTVLKTSSGKVRRAASRELYEMGMIGKAGNPIWLQMVRFYSRGIGRKVADFSRTAGEFFYACYCWLIFVVFASLTWTVLMVLPMEAWRAGFTRLVSRVVAKIVGIRVVVNGGEYLQSGSGPFLFVSNHASYLDAIIVGAALPLKISFLAKAELKESLFLRFALQRLGVVFVERFDREKGVADAHRLIDRIEGGRSLYFFAEGTFSRMPGLLPFRMGAFETATTSGTPVVPIAIRGTRSILRARSWLPRRGVVRVTIGEPLMPEGDGDLWGRAVQLRDLTRRWILEHCGEPDLGGERSPLANGPDR